One Curtobacterium sp. MCLR17_032 genomic window carries:
- a CDS encoding AMP-binding protein: MSTTTGLGTLNVATIVAEGARRHRIKTAVVTALPDGVHELTYGDLWERVRQTAGGLRARGVERGDRVAVMLPNVPEFLVAYFAVLAMGAVVVPIHLLFKREEITHVLSSSGARVLIAAGSVLGEAGPAAADTGALVVGVAAGEDVLSLTALASEGEPLDAVVATNPLDPATILFTSGTTGQPKGAVGSHFALVEQVNVCIIDVFDLREEDVVFGGLPLFHTFGQTVVMNTTLRRGATIVLLPRFDAATALQLCAEQQVTAFLGVPTMFIALLGAADQYDARPRFRWCVSGGAALPAAVLERFESTFQAPIQEGYGLTETSPVVSVVPRGVPGRAGSVGPAVWGVDVVVADAEVEGRIVPLPVGEPGEIVVRGHNLFLGYLDDPESTATAMADGYLRTGDIGVLSEDGYVSIVDRKKDLILRNGYNVYPSEVEAVLHRHEDVASAAVFGVDHPVHGQEVHAAVVLRDGATGSDGVDAFVRERIASFKYPRVYHVVEALPLGPSGKVLRRELTRQYGG, encoded by the coding sequence ATGTCCACCACCACCGGACTGGGAACACTGAACGTCGCCACGATCGTGGCCGAGGGCGCCCGACGGCACCGCATCAAGACCGCCGTCGTCACCGCGCTGCCCGACGGCGTCCACGAACTGACGTACGGCGACCTGTGGGAGCGGGTCCGTCAGACCGCCGGCGGCCTGCGCGCCCGCGGCGTCGAGCGCGGCGACCGGGTGGCGGTGATGCTGCCGAACGTGCCCGAGTTCCTGGTGGCGTACTTCGCCGTCCTCGCGATGGGCGCCGTCGTCGTGCCGATCCACCTGCTGTTCAAGCGCGAGGAGATCACCCACGTCCTCAGCAGCTCCGGCGCACGCGTGCTCATCGCCGCCGGGTCGGTGCTCGGCGAGGCCGGACCCGCCGCGGCCGACACCGGGGCGCTCGTCGTCGGCGTGGCTGCCGGCGAGGACGTCCTCTCGCTGACCGCGCTGGCGTCGGAGGGCGAGCCGCTCGACGCCGTCGTCGCGACGAACCCCCTCGACCCCGCCACCATCCTGTTCACCAGCGGCACGACCGGGCAGCCCAAGGGCGCGGTCGGGTCGCACTTCGCGCTCGTCGAGCAGGTCAACGTCTGCATCATCGACGTGTTCGACCTGCGCGAGGAGGACGTCGTGTTCGGCGGCCTGCCGCTGTTCCACACGTTCGGCCAGACCGTCGTGATGAACACGACGCTCCGCCGGGGCGCGACGATCGTGCTGCTCCCCCGCTTCGACGCGGCCACCGCGCTGCAGCTCTGCGCGGAGCAGCAGGTCACGGCGTTCCTCGGGGTCCCGACGATGTTCATCGCACTCCTCGGAGCGGCCGACCAGTACGACGCCCGACCGCGGTTCCGCTGGTGCGTCTCCGGCGGCGCCGCGCTGCCCGCCGCCGTGCTGGAGCGTTTCGAGTCGACCTTCCAGGCGCCGATCCAGGAGGGCTACGGCCTGACCGAGACCTCGCCCGTCGTCTCGGTGGTCCCCCGCGGCGTCCCGGGTCGCGCCGGCAGCGTCGGCCCTGCGGTCTGGGGCGTCGACGTCGTCGTGGCGGACGCCGAGGTCGAGGGGCGCATCGTGCCGCTGCCGGTCGGGGAGCCGGGCGAGATCGTCGTCCGTGGGCACAACCTGTTCCTCGGCTACCTCGACGACCCGGAGTCGACGGCGACCGCGATGGCCGACGGGTACCTCCGCACCGGCGACATCGGCGTGCTCAGCGAGGACGGGTACGTCAGCATCGTCGACCGCAAGAAGGACCTGATCCTGCGGAACGGCTACAACGTCTACCCGTCCGAGGTCGAGGCGGTGCTGCACCGGCACGAGGACGTCGCCTCGGCCGCGGTGTTCGGCGTCGACCACCCGGTGCACGGGCAGGAGGTGCACGCGGCCGTCGTCCTCCGCGACGGCGCCACCGGATCCGACGGGGTCGACGCATTCGTCCGCGAGCGGATCGCCTCGTTCAAGTACCCGCGGGTGTACCACGTGGTCGAGGCACTGCCGCTCGGGCCGAGCGGGAAGGTGCTGCGGCGGGAGCTGACGCGGCAGTACGGCGGCTGA
- a CDS encoding MarR family transcriptional regulator, translating to MSDLDVMGALTRLEQASTALRNRLRDRTGVSGTDLSVLQYVWRAKSGERSVRVKDLTSHLGLTGPAVTGIIDRLERQGILQRVPNPEDGRSRFIELTPGQEQVFAAALDSTNEQLHELLSSFSERERRRLVRIVDRIVVALDGGVPPTS from the coding sequence GTGAGCGACCTCGACGTGATGGGTGCCCTGACCCGTCTGGAGCAGGCCTCGACCGCGCTGCGCAACCGGCTGCGCGACCGGACCGGCGTCTCCGGCACCGACCTGTCGGTGCTGCAGTACGTGTGGCGTGCGAAGTCGGGCGAGCGCTCGGTCCGGGTGAAGGACCTGACGTCGCACCTCGGGCTGACCGGCCCCGCGGTGACGGGCATCATCGACCGGCTGGAGCGGCAGGGGATCCTGCAGCGCGTGCCGAACCCGGAGGACGGTCGGAGCCGGTTCATCGAGCTGACGCCCGGCCAGGAGCAGGTGTTCGCAGCGGCGCTGGACAGCACCAACGAGCAGTTGCACGAACTCCTGTCCTCCTTCTCGGAACGAGAGCGCCGACGCCTCGTCCGCATCGTCGACCGCATCGTCGTGGCGCTCGACGGCGGGGTGCCGCCCACGTCGTAA
- a CDS encoding helix-turn-helix transcriptional regulator, translated as MSEPLAPEPEETREATGREALADSAVPVRFEVAGTDPDAAARDLAGVYSGKHWLSRRTEGEFSYRYTAVGDSDVSMRRSTMNGFLRGASVPSEDLVMSWLTAGSGTPDTLRDRVPLRIGHPMLFPAHRDVVFVATDYDQQLVHLDRGFVRDVAAERFDVGAREMRFDHLRPADALAVRQWRDSLGALARALREGGTGSLVWHEAKRQAVDAFLRVVPPQLDQLPAELLHPRQAKLRAAVEHIHAHADDPITITDLAQVAGLSVRSVQEAFRRTFGLSPLNYLRQVRLDRVHEELLARDSRTVSVGQVATRWGFAHLGRFSGAYAERFGEYPKQTLRR; from the coding sequence GTGAGCGAGCCGCTGGCACCCGAGCCCGAGGAGACCCGGGAAGCCACCGGACGGGAGGCGCTCGCCGACTCCGCGGTCCCCGTGCGCTTCGAGGTGGCCGGCACCGACCCCGACGCCGCCGCCCGTGACCTGGCCGGCGTCTACTCCGGCAAGCACTGGCTGTCGCGCCGGACCGAGGGGGAGTTCTCCTACCGGTACACGGCGGTCGGCGACTCCGACGTCTCGATGCGCCGGTCCACCATGAACGGCTTCCTCCGCGGAGCGTCCGTGCCGAGCGAGGACCTGGTGATGAGCTGGCTCACCGCGGGCTCCGGCACGCCCGACACCCTGCGCGACCGTGTCCCGCTGCGCATCGGCCACCCGATGCTCTTCCCGGCGCACCGCGACGTCGTGTTCGTGGCCACCGACTACGACCAGCAGCTCGTCCACCTGGACCGCGGGTTCGTCCGGGACGTCGCTGCCGAACGCTTCGACGTCGGCGCCCGTGAGATGCGCTTCGACCACCTGCGGCCCGCGGACGCCCTGGCCGTCCGGCAGTGGCGCGACTCCCTCGGTGCCCTCGCCCGCGCACTCCGGGAGGGCGGCACCGGCTCGCTCGTCTGGCACGAGGCCAAGCGGCAGGCGGTCGACGCCTTCCTCCGGGTCGTCCCGCCGCAGCTCGACCAGTTGCCCGCGGAGCTGCTGCACCCACGGCAGGCGAAACTCCGTGCCGCGGTCGAGCACATCCACGCGCACGCCGACGACCCGATCACGATCACCGACCTGGCGCAGGTCGCCGGGCTCAGCGTCCGCAGCGTGCAGGAGGCGTTCCGGCGCACGTTCGGCCTGTCGCCGCTGAACTACCTGCGGCAGGTCCGGCTGGACCGGGTCCACGAGGAGCTGCTGGCCCGCGACTCCCGGACGGTCTCGGTCGGGCAGGTCGCCACGCGCTGGGGGTTCGCGCACCTCGGGCGGTTCTCGGGGGCGTACGCGGAGCGGTTCGGCGAGTACCCGAAACAGACGTTGCGGCGGTGA
- a CDS encoding MFS transporter translates to MTGTPTTAEAPPTPVRRRALLSWALWDWGSAAFNAVVTTFVFSTYLASRAFVDPALVRAEGSSATAAAAVERELAHNAATVSTALTIAGLVVALVAPAIGRLADTSGHRKRSVFIATIGIVLSIVGMVFVAPEQPYLVLGAALIGIGTVAYEIACVGYNAMLGQVATGPKTGRVSAIGWAAGYFGGIVLLIVLLVLCIQDFGVEGKGGLLQLPATVASGQWDVRVAIGIAAVWLAVSSIPLFVVVPEAPADPSRRGSLWSAYADLGRDIARLWRTRRNVLAFLLASAVFRDGVGAVFTFGGIIAAQVFGFSPSGVIMFAIVANVVAGISTVVSGRLDDRFGSRPLIMVSLVGLSVFGTAVLFAGSAQVSFWVLGLGLCMFVGPVQSSSRAYLAKLATPGREGELFGLYATTGRAASFIAPALFGVAVTIGGSTRYGILGVVVVLIAGLVLMAFVRDEPAEAAPGGSGAPGA, encoded by the coding sequence ATGACCGGTACGCCGACGACCGCCGAGGCACCGCCGACCCCCGTCCGGCGTCGGGCACTGCTGTCCTGGGCGCTGTGGGACTGGGGCTCCGCCGCGTTCAACGCCGTCGTCACCACGTTCGTGTTCAGCACCTACCTGGCGAGCCGGGCGTTCGTCGACCCGGCCCTCGTCCGGGCCGAGGGCTCCTCGGCCACCGCAGCTGCCGCCGTCGAGCGTGAACTCGCCCACAACGCCGCGACGGTCTCCACCGCGCTGACCATCGCCGGCCTCGTCGTCGCCCTGGTCGCGCCCGCGATCGGCCGGCTGGCGGACACGTCCGGCCACCGGAAGCGCTCGGTGTTCATCGCCACGATCGGCATCGTCCTGTCGATCGTCGGCATGGTCTTCGTCGCCCCCGAGCAGCCGTACCTGGTGCTCGGCGCCGCCCTCATCGGCATCGGCACGGTCGCGTACGAGATCGCCTGCGTCGGCTACAACGCGATGCTCGGCCAGGTCGCCACCGGGCCGAAGACCGGGCGGGTGTCCGCGATCGGCTGGGCCGCCGGGTACTTCGGCGGCATCGTGCTGCTCATCGTCCTGCTCGTGCTCTGCATCCAGGACTTCGGCGTCGAGGGCAAGGGCGGGCTCCTGCAGCTGCCCGCGACCGTCGCCTCTGGGCAGTGGGACGTGCGGGTCGCGATCGGCATCGCCGCGGTCTGGCTCGCCGTCAGCTCGATCCCGCTGTTCGTCGTCGTGCCCGAGGCGCCCGCCGACCCCAGCCGCCGCGGGTCCCTCTGGTCCGCCTACGCCGACCTCGGACGGGACATCGCGCGGCTCTGGCGCACCCGCCGGAACGTCCTGGCCTTCCTGCTCGCCAGCGCCGTGTTCCGCGACGGTGTCGGTGCCGTGTTCACCTTCGGCGGGATCATCGCCGCGCAGGTGTTCGGCTTCAGCCCCTCCGGCGTCATCATGTTCGCGATCGTGGCGAACGTCGTCGCCGGTATCTCCACCGTCGTCTCCGGACGGCTCGACGACCGGTTCGGGTCCCGCCCGCTCATCATGGTGTCCCTGGTCGGCCTGTCGGTGTTCGGCACCGCGGTGCTCTTCGCCGGGTCCGCGCAGGTGTCGTTCTGGGTGCTCGGGCTCGGGCTCTGCATGTTCGTCGGGCCGGTGCAGTCGTCCTCCCGGGCGTACCTGGCGAAGCTCGCGACACCCGGCCGCGAGGGCGAGCTCTTCGGCCTCTACGCCACCACCGGGCGGGCGGCGTCGTTCATCGCGCCGGCGCTGTTCGGGGTCGCGGTGACGATCGGTGGGTCGACGCGGTACGGGATCCTCGGCGTCGTCGTGGTCCTGATCGCCGGGCTGGTGCTGATGGCGTTCGTCCGCGACGAGCCGGCGGAGGCTGCGCCGGGCGGGTCCGGCGCCCCGGGCGCCTGA
- a CDS encoding alcohol dehydrogenase catalytic domain-containing protein: MKAVVWHGIGDIRLDEVPEPTIQDPHDAIVHITRSAICGTDLHFVRGTMAPMVEGTILGHEAVGVVSQVGDAVRGFSPGDRVVINSTISCGACRYCRMGQTAQCDVANPNGPQAGTSFFGGPQSTGPVDGLQAEYVRVPWAQNTMHPLPENVSDEQAILLSDIFPTGWFGAELAGVRRGDVVVVFGAGIVGQFAAASAYKQGAGRVIVVDGHETRLAAALAQHCEVVDYNKEDPVQAILDLTNGIGADAVIDAVGVDAERPKRGPAAVSDEQAAAFDAEVQQVAPDASPDGFGEQQQWKPGDGPSQVAQWAVASVAKYGRIGIIGVYGPTAQSYPIGEAMNKNLTIRMGNCDHHSVTPPLIDMVAAGQFDPTALITEHEGIGSAIEAYEAFDRREPGWIKVELTDLTA, encoded by the coding sequence ATGAAGGCAGTTGTCTGGCACGGCATCGGCGACATCCGGCTCGACGAGGTCCCGGAGCCCACCATCCAGGACCCGCACGACGCGATCGTGCACATCACCCGCTCCGCGATCTGCGGCACCGACCTGCACTTCGTCCGCGGCACGATGGCACCGATGGTCGAGGGCACGATCCTCGGCCACGAGGCGGTCGGCGTCGTCTCCCAGGTCGGCGACGCCGTCCGCGGGTTCAGCCCGGGCGACCGCGTCGTCATCAACTCGACCATCTCGTGTGGCGCCTGCCGGTACTGCCGCATGGGCCAGACCGCGCAGTGCGACGTGGCGAACCCGAACGGGCCCCAGGCGGGCACGAGCTTCTTCGGCGGCCCGCAGTCGACCGGCCCGGTGGACGGCCTGCAGGCCGAGTACGTCCGGGTGCCGTGGGCGCAGAACACGATGCACCCGCTGCCCGAGAACGTCAGCGACGAGCAGGCGATACTGCTCTCCGACATCTTCCCGACCGGCTGGTTCGGCGCCGAGCTCGCCGGGGTCCGCCGCGGCGACGTCGTCGTGGTGTTCGGCGCGGGGATCGTCGGCCAGTTCGCGGCCGCCTCGGCCTACAAGCAGGGTGCCGGACGCGTCATCGTCGTCGACGGGCACGAGACCCGGCTCGCCGCGGCCCTCGCGCAGCACTGCGAGGTCGTCGACTACAACAAGGAGGACCCGGTCCAGGCGATCCTTGACCTCACCAACGGCATCGGTGCGGACGCCGTCATCGACGCGGTCGGCGTCGACGCGGAACGCCCGAAGCGCGGCCCCGCGGCGGTGTCCGACGAACAGGCCGCCGCCTTCGACGCCGAGGTGCAGCAGGTCGCACCCGACGCCTCGCCCGACGGGTTCGGCGAGCAGCAGCAGTGGAAGCCGGGCGACGGGCCCTCCCAGGTCGCCCAGTGGGCGGTCGCCTCGGTCGCGAAGTACGGCCGGATCGGGATCATCGGCGTGTACGGGCCGACCGCGCAGTCGTACCCGATCGGCGAGGCGATGAACAAGAACCTCACGATCCGGATGGGCAACTGCGACCACCACTCGGTCACCCCGCCGCTCATCGACATGGTCGCGGCCGGGCAGTTCGACCCGACGGCGCTGATCACCGAACACGAGGGCATCGGCTCCGCGATCGAGGCCTACGAGGCCTTCGACCGCCGCGAACCCGGCTGGATCAAGGTCGAGCTGACGGACCTGACCGCCTGA
- the glmU gene encoding bifunctional UDP-N-acetylglucosamine diphosphorylase/glucosamine-1-phosphate N-acetyltransferase GlmU, with protein sequence MTDQRIAVVVLAAGQGTRMKSSLPKVLHRLAGLPLIAHVLRTAESLSPDHVVVVVRHERDRVAAEITERAPDALVVDQDDVQGTGRAVEVAVDALPVDFDGVVVVLSGDVPLLDAPSLRTLVTAHGDGGHGATFVSAIAPDPTGLGRIVRDADGAFAGVVEHKDATPEQLQITEANAGIYAFDVTHLRAVLPSLTTENAQGEKYITDVPALVAARGGRVDVVTLTDPWLVVGINDRAQLSDAARELNGRIVRRHQLAGVTVQDPASTWIDLDVTIERDAELLPDTQLIGATAIASGAVVGPGTTLRDTEVGAGATVNRVDATLAVIGDGASVGPFAYLRPGTILGERGKIGTFVETKNAVIGRGSKVPHLSYIGDTEVGEDSNIGANTITANYDGVHKHRTVIGSDVRTGSHNVFVAPVRIGDGAYTGAGTTVRKDVPAGSLAISYAPQRNSEGWVEENRPGTPAAEAARRARGE encoded by the coding sequence ATGACCGACCAGCGGATCGCCGTCGTCGTCCTCGCCGCCGGGCAGGGCACACGCATGAAGTCCTCGCTCCCCAAGGTGCTGCACCGGCTCGCCGGCCTGCCCCTGATCGCCCACGTGCTCCGGACCGCCGAGTCACTGTCGCCGGACCACGTCGTCGTGGTCGTCCGGCACGAACGTGACCGCGTCGCCGCCGAGATCACCGAGCGTGCTCCCGACGCCCTGGTCGTCGACCAGGACGACGTCCAGGGCACCGGCCGCGCGGTGGAGGTCGCAGTGGACGCGCTGCCGGTCGACTTCGACGGAGTCGTCGTGGTGCTCTCCGGCGACGTGCCGCTGCTCGACGCGCCGAGCCTCCGCACCCTCGTGACCGCGCACGGCGACGGCGGACACGGCGCCACGTTCGTCAGCGCCATCGCTCCCGACCCGACCGGGCTCGGGCGCATCGTGCGCGACGCCGACGGAGCGTTCGCCGGGGTCGTCGAACACAAGGACGCCACCCCGGAGCAGCTGCAGATCACCGAGGCGAACGCCGGCATCTACGCGTTCGACGTCACCCACCTCCGTGCCGTCCTGCCCTCGCTGACCACCGAGAACGCCCAGGGCGAGAAGTACATCACCGACGTCCCGGCCCTCGTCGCCGCCCGCGGTGGTCGGGTCGACGTCGTCACGCTGACCGATCCGTGGCTCGTCGTCGGTATCAACGACCGCGCGCAGCTGTCCGACGCGGCCCGAGAGCTCAACGGCCGGATCGTCCGTCGTCACCAGCTGGCCGGCGTCACCGTGCAGGACCCTGCTTCGACCTGGATCGACCTCGACGTCACGATCGAACGCGACGCCGAACTGCTGCCCGACACGCAGCTGATCGGCGCGACGGCGATCGCCAGCGGTGCCGTCGTCGGGCCGGGCACGACCCTGCGCGACACCGAGGTCGGCGCCGGCGCCACCGTGAACCGCGTCGACGCGACCCTGGCGGTCATCGGCGACGGCGCCTCGGTCGGACCCTTCGCCTACCTGCGTCCGGGCACCATCCTGGGCGAGCGCGGCAAGATCGGCACCTTCGTCGAGACCAAGAACGCCGTGATCGGCCGCGGCAGCAAGGTCCCGCACCTGTCGTACATCGGCGACACCGAGGTCGGCGAGGACTCCAACATCGGTGCGAACACCATCACCGCGAACTACGACGGCGTCCACAAGCACCGCACCGTCATCGGCTCCGACGTCCGGACCGGATCGCACAACGTGTTCGTCGCCCCGGTTAGGATTGGCGACGGGGCGTACACCGGTGCAGGCACGACAGTCCGCAAGGACGTGCCGGCCGGGTCGCTCGCGATCAGCTACGCCCCACAGCGCAACTCCGAGGGATGGGTCGAGGAGAACCGACCCGGTACCCCGGCGGCCGAGGCAGCTCGGCGCGCGCGAGGCGAATGA
- a CDS encoding ribose-phosphate diphosphokinase, with product MSGIKTTGQKRLVLVAGRAHPELSKAIAEELGVDLVPTDARTFANGELYARFDESVRGCDAFVIQSHTAPINEWLMEQLIMVDALKRASAKRITVVAPFYPYARQDKKGRGREPISARLVADLFKAAGAHRIMSVDLHAPQIQGFFDGPVDHLFAMPVLLERFREMLDPATLTVVSPDMGRVRVADIWSEKLGAPLAIIHKRRDPLIPNQVSVHEIVGDVSGRWCLLVDDLIDTGRTIAKAAEALKASGAKGVVVAATHAVFSDPATELLQSEFIDRVVVTDTLPVPHEKRWDKLEVLPIAPLIARAIHEVFDDGSVTSMFDGAA from the coding sequence GTGTCCGGAATCAAGACAACCGGCCAGAAGCGACTCGTCCTGGTCGCAGGGCGAGCGCACCCGGAACTGTCGAAGGCGATCGCGGAAGAGCTCGGTGTCGACCTCGTCCCGACCGACGCCCGGACCTTCGCCAACGGTGAGCTCTACGCCCGCTTCGACGAGTCGGTGCGCGGGTGCGACGCCTTCGTCATCCAATCGCACACCGCCCCGATCAACGAGTGGCTCATGGAGCAGCTCATCATGGTCGACGCCCTGAAGCGCGCCTCGGCCAAGCGCATCACCGTCGTCGCCCCGTTCTACCCGTACGCCCGGCAGGACAAGAAGGGCCGCGGCCGCGAGCCGATCTCGGCCCGCCTGGTCGCCGACCTGTTCAAGGCCGCCGGCGCCCACCGCATCATGAGCGTCGACCTGCACGCCCCGCAGATCCAGGGCTTCTTCGACGGCCCGGTCGACCACCTGTTCGCGATGCCGGTGCTCCTCGAGCGCTTCCGCGAGATGCTCGACCCCGCGACCCTGACCGTCGTGTCGCCCGACATGGGCCGCGTCCGCGTCGCCGACATCTGGTCCGAGAAGCTCGGTGCACCGCTGGCGATCATCCACAAGCGCCGCGACCCGCTCATCCCGAACCAGGTCTCGGTGCACGAGATCGTGGGCGACGTCTCCGGCCGCTGGTGCCTGCTCGTCGACGACCTCATCGACACCGGCCGCACGATCGCCAAGGCAGCCGAAGCGCTCAAGGCCAGCGGCGCCAAGGGCGTCGTCGTCGCCGCCACCCACGCCGTGTTCTCCGACCCGGCGACCGAGCTGCTGCAGAGCGAGTTCATCGACCGCGTCGTCGTCACCGACACGCTGCCGGTCCCGCACGAGAAGCGCTGGGACAAGCTCGAGGTCCTGCCGATCGCACCGCTCATCGCCCGCGCCATCCACGAGGTGTTCGACGACGGTTCGGTGACGTCGATGTTCGACGGCGCCGCCTGA
- a CDS encoding putative protein N(5)-glutamine methyltransferase, with product MALTPRDALAARLRAGGSVFAEDEADLLLAAGDGDPTRLRGLLQRRLAGEPLEYVLGWAAFDGHRVRVTPGVFVPRARTRVVVVEGARRLHRYDRVVDLCCGAGAIGMALLERIGALDLVAADIDPDATEVAAENLGDRGIVVTGDLFAPLPTRFRGQVDVLTVNAPYVPTDAIGSMPTEARDHEHRVALDGGADGLDVHRRIAASAAEWLRPGGAVVIEVSGVQAPVSAGLFRAAGFTAELARDDEVDGTCVVATLPG from the coding sequence GTGGCCCTGACTCCGCGAGACGCTCTCGCCGCCCGGCTCCGGGCGGGCGGGAGCGTCTTCGCCGAGGACGAAGCCGACCTGCTGCTCGCTGCCGGTGACGGCGACCCGACGCGCCTCCGCGGGCTGCTGCAGCGCCGTCTGGCGGGGGAGCCGCTCGAGTACGTCCTCGGTTGGGCGGCCTTCGACGGACACCGGGTGCGCGTGACCCCCGGGGTCTTCGTCCCGCGGGCCCGGACCCGGGTCGTCGTCGTCGAGGGCGCTCGACGCCTGCACCGCTACGACCGGGTCGTCGACCTGTGCTGCGGTGCCGGGGCGATCGGGATGGCGCTGCTCGAACGGATCGGCGCGCTCGACCTCGTCGCGGCCGACATCGACCCGGACGCCACCGAGGTCGCGGCCGAGAACCTCGGCGACCGGGGGATCGTCGTCACCGGCGACCTGTTCGCGCCGCTGCCGACCCGGTTCCGCGGGCAGGTCGACGTCCTCACCGTGAACGCCCCCTACGTGCCGACGGACGCCATCGGCTCGATGCCGACCGAGGCCCGCGACCACGAGCACCGGGTCGCCCTCGACGGCGGCGCGGACGGCCTGGACGTGCACCGGCGAATCGCAGCCAGTGCGGCCGAGTGGCTCCGGCCCGGCGGCGCCGTCGTGATCGAGGTCTCAGGCGTCCAGGCGCCGGTGTCGGCGGGACTCTTCCGCGCTGCGGGATTCACGGCGGAACTCGCCCGCGACGATGAGGTCGACGGCACCTGTGTCGTCGCCACGCTCCCCGGCTGA
- a CDS encoding molybdopterin-dependent oxidoreductase, with translation MTEPDPRLLPHRRWAAALVGVIAMLAFLAVAELGALLLGGAGSPLVAVGSAVIDLAPRGAKDLMVSLFGTGDKVALFALMTVLLVVITAGAGILERRRPPWGALVFAAGGVLALLAVTTRSGSGTFDGAPTVLGVAASIIVLRLLLQRLRRWEDARTVPTADAERAGGVQRRSFIGWAVTTAAVAAVVGSASRLGSASLQAAAAVRRAVRLPTPATTAPPVPTGASLDVTGITPYVTPNADFYRIDTALRVPSIDPADWSLKIHGEVEETIEITWAELLALPLEEHMATLSCVSNEVGGNLIGNALWLGYPIRTLLARARPKSGADMVLSRSIDGFTAGTPLDVLQDEGTQALVAVGMNGSPLPAEHGFPARLVVPGLFGYVSATKWVTELEVTRFAKAQGYWTPRGWSERGPVKLESRIDTPGDGTSVKVGDRVPIAGVAWQPHVGVKAVQVKVGSAGWQDAELADSVSADTWRQWVYRWTAVAGQHEVQVRAVSADGEVQTSVQRPPAPNGATGWHGVTISAS, from the coding sequence GTGACCGAGCCTGACCCGCGCCTCCTCCCGCACCGTCGCTGGGCCGCCGCGCTCGTCGGGGTGATCGCCATGCTCGCGTTCCTCGCCGTCGCGGAGCTCGGTGCGCTGCTGCTCGGCGGCGCCGGCAGTCCGCTCGTGGCCGTCGGCTCCGCGGTCATCGACCTCGCACCCCGAGGCGCGAAGGACCTCATGGTGTCGCTGTTCGGCACCGGCGACAAGGTCGCGCTGTTCGCACTCATGACGGTCCTGCTCGTGGTCATCACGGCCGGTGCCGGCATCCTCGAACGTCGCCGGCCGCCGTGGGGCGCGCTGGTGTTCGCCGCCGGCGGGGTGCTCGCGCTGCTCGCGGTCACCACCCGTTCCGGCAGCGGCACCTTCGACGGCGCCCCGACGGTGCTCGGTGTGGCCGCGTCGATCATCGTGCTCCGGCTCCTGCTGCAGCGCCTCCGCCGGTGGGAGGACGCCCGCACGGTGCCCACCGCCGACGCCGAGCGCGCTGGCGGCGTCCAGCGACGCTCGTTCATCGGCTGGGCGGTGACCACCGCAGCCGTCGCGGCGGTGGTGGGCAGCGCCTCCCGGCTGGGGTCGGCGTCCCTGCAGGCCGCAGCCGCGGTCCGCCGGGCCGTGCGACTGCCGACGCCGGCGACCACCGCGCCGCCGGTGCCGACCGGTGCGAGCCTGGACGTGACGGGCATCACGCCCTACGTCACCCCCAACGCCGACTTCTACCGGATCGACACGGCTCTGCGCGTGCCGTCGATCGACCCCGCCGACTGGTCGCTGAAGATCCACGGCGAGGTCGAGGAGACCATCGAGATCACCTGGGCGGAGCTGCTGGCCCTCCCCCTCGAAGAGCACATGGCGACGCTGAGCTGCGTCTCGAACGAGGTCGGCGGCAACCTCATCGGCAACGCGCTCTGGCTCGGCTACCCGATCCGGACGCTCCTCGCCCGCGCCCGGCCGAAGTCCGGCGCGGACATGGTCCTGTCGCGGAGCATCGACGGGTTCACCGCCGGCACCCCCCTCGACGTGCTGCAGGACGAGGGCACGCAGGCGCTCGTGGCGGTCGGCATGAACGGCTCGCCGTTGCCCGCCGAACACGGGTTCCCGGCGCGACTGGTCGTCCCGGGGCTGTTCGGGTACGTCTCCGCGACGAAGTGGGTCACCGAGCTCGAGGTCACCCGGTTCGCGAAGGCGCAGGGCTACTGGACACCGCGCGGCTGGTCCGAGCGCGGCCCGGTGAAGCTCGAGTCGCGGATCGACACTCCCGGCGACGGCACCTCCGTCAAGGTCGGCGACCGCGTGCCGATCGCGGGCGTCGCCTGGCAGCCGCACGTCGGCGTGAAGGCCGTGCAGGTGAAGGTCGGCTCCGCCGGATGGCAGGACGCCGAGCTCGCCGACTCGGTCTCGGCTGACACGTGGCGGCAGTGGGTGTACCGGTGGACGGCCGTCGCGGGGCAGCACGAGGTGCAGGTCCGCGCGGTCAGCGCCGACGGCGAGGTGCAGACGAGCGTGCAGCGTCCGCCGGCTCCGAACGGTGCGACCGGCTGGCACGGGGTCACCATCTCCGCGTCCTGA